In one window of Episyrphus balteatus chromosome 3, idEpiBalt1.1, whole genome shotgun sequence DNA:
- the LOC129914246 gene encoding enhancer of split m3 protein, which translates to MVMEMSKTYQYRKVMKPLLERKRRARINKCLDDLKDLMVECLTEEGEHVTRLEKADILELTVEHMRKLKQRGALTLTKSQTSYHQLESFRSGYVHAAEQISQVLAATPGMNLDVGSKVMRFLADQLIQLQTLQRDPFHLPLIMTETVPNIGRDEEMDVMVDVIKVESPSSSSSSSEGADVWRPW; encoded by the coding sequence atggtcATGGAGATGTCAAAGACATATCAATACCGCAAGGTTATGAAGCCACTACTTGAACGAAAACGTCGCGCCCGTATCAACAAATGTCTGGATGATCTCAAGGATTTAATGGTTGAGTGCCTTACCGAAGAGGGTGAACATGTAACAAGGCTTGAAAAGGCTGATATCTTGGAACTTACAGTTGAACACATGCGTAAACTTAAACAACGCGGTGCGCTGACACTAACAAAATCACAAACCAGCTATCATCAATTGGAATCGTTTCGATCGGGTTATGTGCATGCGGCAGAACAGATCTCTCAAGTATTAGCCGCAACACCGGGAATGAATTTGGATGTGGGGTCGAAAGTGATGAGATTTTTGGCTGATCAATTGATACAATTGCAGACTTTACAACGTGATCCATTTCACTTGCCACTGATAATGACAGAAACGGTGCCAAATATTGGTAGAGATGAAGAAATGGATGTGATGGTTGATGTTATTAAAGTTgaatcaccatcatcatcatcatcatcatcggaaGGTGCAGATGTTTGGAGGCCTTGGTGA